In Aliamphritea ceti, a single window of DNA contains:
- the trmB gene encoding tRNA (guanosine(46)-N7)-methyltransferase TrmB, producing the protein MRTVRSFVVRGGRMTEGQERAYSEVWPTMGLDIEQGMLDLTEVFGREAPVVLEIGFGMGDSLVAMAKAMPEKGYIGVEVHRPGVGRLLNNASEAGLTNMRVFCTDALDVLAKCIPDGSLDTVQLFFPDPWHKKKHNKRRIVQPAFAETIRKKLRVGGQFHMATDWEPYAEHMMEVMSAAPSYANTQGEGEYSPQPEWRPVTKFQRRGERLGHGVWDLIFERTD; encoded by the coding sequence AGGAGCGCGCTTACAGTGAAGTATGGCCAACGATGGGATTAGATATTGAGCAGGGAATGCTGGATCTGACTGAAGTTTTTGGCCGTGAGGCGCCGGTTGTGTTGGAGATTGGTTTTGGCATGGGTGACTCTCTGGTTGCTATGGCAAAAGCAATGCCGGAAAAAGGCTATATAGGTGTTGAAGTGCATCGTCCTGGTGTTGGGCGTTTGTTGAACAATGCGAGTGAGGCCGGACTGACGAATATGCGCGTATTCTGTACCGATGCGCTGGATGTATTAGCGAAATGTATCCCTGATGGCAGTTTGGATACTGTGCAGTTATTTTTCCCGGATCCCTGGCATAAGAAAAAGCATAATAAGCGCCGTATTGTGCAGCCTGCGTTTGCTGAAACTATTCGCAAGAAGCTGCGTGTCGGCGGTCAGTTCCACATGGCAACTGACTGGGAACCTTATGCTGAGCATATGATGGAAGTCATGAGTGCTGCCCCTAGTTATGCAAATACACAGGGTGAGGGTGAGTATTCTCCGCAACCTGAATGGCGTCCAGTGACTAAGTTTCAGAGACGTGGTGAACGTCTCGGACATGGTGTCTGGGACCTGATTTTTGAACGCACCGATTAA